One Primulina huaijiensis isolate GDHJ02 chromosome 8, ASM1229523v2, whole genome shotgun sequence genomic region harbors:
- the LOC140982288 gene encoding uncharacterized protein gives MVPLLSQAAGGGGWELLSSTHQSSLKFANPIPPLFSKHRRNLSVSRSLKPLTLANAAESSSGSAASKPASSATIPVNDEGPCSISFVGQENAPLEGVIQFEKPNSSSLLAIWGLVTLLAGGDVAALLFFSAIGRFSHGFSVFDFETFKTADPFIAGWFLSAYFLGGYAEDGRGMNGLFKAVFAAAKSWAVGVPLGLIIRAAAIGHTPPTNFILVTMGSTAVLLIGWRTLLFSIFPANNGKKDDAYKRGNAFELFELLTSLVRRW, from the exons ATGGTGCCTCTGCTTAGCCAGGCAGCCGGTGGCGGAGGTTGGGAGTTGCTTTCCTCCACACACCAATCATCCCTTAAATTCGCTAACCCAATCCCGCCTCTCTTCTCCAAACACCGCCGCAATTTATCTGTTTCCCGCAGCCTCAAGCCCCTTACCCTCGCTAATGCCGCCGAGTCTTCTAGCGGCAGTGCCGCCTCTAAACCGGCTTCCTCTGCCACCATTCCTGTAAACGACGAAGGCCCTTGCTCTATCTCTTTCGTGGGCCAGGAAAATGCCCCACTTGAAGGTGTAATTCAGTTCGAGAAGCCAAATTCTTCTTCTCTTCTTGCTATATGGGG TCTTGTGACTCTTTTAGCCGGGGGTGATGTCGCGGCGCTGCTTTTCTTCTCCGCAATCGGGAGATTTAGTCATGGATTCTCCGTTTTCGATTTCGAGACCTTCAAAACCGCGGATCCTTTCATTGCCG GGTGGTTTTTGAGTGCTTATTTTCTTGGCGGATACGCCGAGGATGGCCGAGGAATGAATGGTTTGTTTAAGGCTGTTTTTGCAGCTGCCAAGTCATGGGCTGTTGGCGTACCG CTGGGATTAATCATTCGGGCAGCCGCTATAGGCCACACACCACCAACCAATTTCATTTTAGTCACCATGGGCAGCACTGCTGTATTACTGATTGGATGGCGAACACTGTTATTTAGCATTTTCCCTGCTAACAATGGCAAGAAAGATGATGCATACAAGCGTGGCAATGCTTTTGAATTGTTTGAG CTTCTTACGTCGTTGGTGAGAAGATGGTGA
- the LOC140983227 gene encoding AP2-like ethylene-responsive transcription factor ANT: protein MIDSLSSRTGKKNCVRVKSKMKPLNNDSNGSNNNWLGFSLSPHMRMEANNTSNEVAAASFCLSSSHLNNSALCYGVAENGIFHSPLSVMPLKSDGSLCIMEALSRSQSGAMVPNSSPKLENFLGGATMANHQYGSTASPQRDAMVLSLDSAFYNQESYRQQNHFYSVLNCNPMYQTTEEQPNMSEDEIPCLKTWMDHNQVLENQVSNSNNNDMVNDRVVMGCGDLQSLTLSMSPGSQSSCVTASRHISPAETNEGVTMETKKRGLEKIPQKQTVHRKSIDTFGQRTSQYRGVTRHRWTGRYEAHLWDNTCKKEGQTRKGRQVYLGGYDMEEKAARAYDLAALKYWGASTHINFPLEKYHHELEEMKNMTRQEYVAHLRRRSSGFSRGASMYRGVTRHHQHGRWQARIGRVAGNKDLYLGTFSTQEEAAEAYDIAAIKFRGANAVTNFDISRYDVEKIMASNTLPTGEIARRNKDREPNVEVPAIEYNPVVPGNAECAQVKSIGNVPDWKIVLHNQENPTTQPNNVRTMNVGNYQNSPFSVGLHDLIGVDTSQTMVDESSTHVIQHFSNPSSLVTSLSSSREASPDKKRTPIVFASLGSSNINSWIPTAQLRHVPLTMAQLPVFASWDDA from the exons ATGATTGACTCCTTGTCTTCAAgaactggaaaaaaaaattgcgtGCGTGTAAAGTCGAAGATGAAGCCCTTAAACAACGACAGCAATGGCAGCAATAATAACTGGTTGGGATTTTCTCTGTCACCACACATGAGAATGGAGGCTAACAATACCTCTAATGAGGTTGCAGCAGCAAGCTTCTGTCTTTCTTCTTCTCACCTCAACAATTCTGCACTGTGTTATGGTGTAGCTGAAAATGGTATCTTTCACTCCCCCCTGTCAGTAATGCCACTCAAATCTGATGGCTCACTTTGCATTATGGAAGCTCTTTCTAGATCACAATCTGGAG CTATGGTGCCTAATTCTTCCCCAAAACTTGAAAACTTCTTGGGAGGCGCAACGATGGCTAATCATCAATATGGCTCCACCGCTTCTCCTCAAAGGGATGCTATGGTTTTAAGCCTAGACAGCGCATTTTACAATCAAGAATCTTATAGACAGCAAAATCACTTCTATTCTGTCCTTAACTGCAATCCCATGTACCAAACAACCGAGGAACAGCCCAATATGTCCGAGGATGAAATCCCATGTTTGAAAACATGGATGGATCACAATCAAGTGCTTGAGAATCAGGTCAGTAACAGCAATAATAATGATATGGTTAATGATAGAGTTGTGATGGGATGCGGAGATTTACAATCCTTAACTCTATCCATGAGTCCTGGTTCTCAGTCAAGCTGTGTTACTGCTTCAAGGCACATTTCACCCGCTGAAACTAACGAGGGTGTAACCATGGAAACTAAGAAGAGAGGGCTTGAGAAAATACCTCAGAAGCAAACAGTTCACAGGAAATCTATTGACACATTTGGACAAAGAACTTCACAGTACCGAGGAGTGACAAG GCATAGGTGGACAGGCCGATATGAAGCTCACTTGTGGGATAACACTTGTAAGAAAGAGGGGCAAACGAGAAAAGGAAGGCAAG TTTATCTCG GAGGATATGATATGGAAGAGAAAGCTGCAAGAGCTTATGATCTTGCTGCTCTTAAGTATTGGGGTGCTTCAACCCACATCAACTTTCCG TTGGAAAAGTACCATCATGAACTCGAGGAAATGAAAAACATGACTCGGCAGGAGTACGTCGCTCACTTGAGAAG GAGAAGTAGTGGATTTTCAAGAGGTGCTTCTATGTACAGAGGCGTCACAAG GCATCATCAGCATGGCAGATGGCAAGCGAGGATTGGTCGAGTAGCCGGAAACAAGGACCTCTATCTTGGAACTTTCA GTACTCAAGAGGAAGCTGCTGAAGCTTATGACATTGCTGCGATTAAATTCCGGGGCGCAAATGCTGTCACTAACTTTGATATATCTCGGTACGATGTGGAGAAAATTATGGCAAGCAACACATTGCCTACTGGAGAGATAGCAAGGCGAAACAAGGACAGGGAGCCTAATGTAGAGGTGCCGGCCATTGAGTACAACCCAGTCGTTCCCGGGAACGCTGAATGTGCCCAAGTCAAAAGTATCGGAAACGTCCCTGATTGGAAAATCGTGCTGCACAATCAAGAAAATCCAACAACACAACCGAATAATGTGAGAACCATGAACGTTGGGAACTATCAAAATTCTCCTTTCTCGGTCGGTCTGCATGATCTGATAGGCGTTGACACGAGTCAAACGATGGTGGATGAGTCGAGCACTCATGTGATTCAACACTTTTCGAATCCATCTTCTCTGGTTACGAGTCTTAGCAGCTCGAGGGAGGCTAGCCCTGACAAAAAACGAACCCCTATCGTGTTTGCAAGTTTGGGTTCAAGCAATATCAACTCTTGGATCCCTACTGCACAGCTGAGGCATGTGCCACTCACTATGGCTCAGTTGCCTGTTTTTGCGTCTTGGGATGATGCATGA
- the LOC140982256 gene encoding transcription factor bHLH74 isoform X2: protein MSSEENMDRGMLMASSEVDPFYGSHWDSIISLNQEMDNSFGNIRSSFAQNNGIITQRASRNGAISLDHCQDSEHRVLRDSFDGKKKRKVSFGASFKKAEEQYCKDPSEDNESPEEHDEMNQKVDQNCSTNLRGKQGVDQAKNNAVGAEPSKENYLHMRAKRGQATSSHSLAERVRRERISERMKLLQELVPGCNKITGKAVMLDEIINYVQSLQHQVEFLSMKLATVNPELNLDVDQILSKNMLNSQGGIAKTHGINPGLSPSHAFRGFSHGNFNGLPGTIQHFYPLPHTLFDNELRSILQTGSSSNPPGQKEDL, encoded by the exons ATGAGTTCTGAGGAAAATATGGATAGGGGTATGTTAATGGCTTCAAGTGAAGTAGACCCTTTTTATGGATCTCACTGGGATTCAATTATATCATTAAATCAAG AAATGGACAATTCATTTGGCAACATTCGCTCAAGTTTTGCTCAAAACAATGGAATTATCACTCAGAGGGCTTCAAGAAATGGTGCAATTTCTCTGGATCACTGCCAAGATTCGGAACATAGGGTATTAAGAGATTCCTTCGAtgggaagaagaaaagaaaagtatCGTTTGGAGCTTCATTTAAG AAAGCTGAAGAACAATATTGTAAGGATCCCTCTGAGGATAATGAATCACCTGAAGAACATGACGAAATGAATCAAAAAGTCGATCAAAATTGCTCCACAAATTTACGGGGCAAGCAAGGTGTCGATCAAGCAAAGAATAATGCTGTTGGTGCTGAACCTTCTAAAGAAAATTACCTTCATATGAGAGCTAAAAGGGGTCAGGCCACGAGTAGTCACAGTCTTGCAGAAAGG GTTAGAAGGGAGAGGATTAGTGAGAGGATGAAATTGCTGCAAGAACTGGTTCCGGGATGCAACAAG ATTACTGGGAAAGCAGTGATGCTTGATGAGATTATCAACTATGTCCAATCACTCCAGCATCAGGTTGAG TTTTTGTCGATGAAGCTAGCAACTGTAAATCCAGAACTGAATCTGGATGTAGACCAGATCTTATCAAAAAAT ATGCTTAACTCGCAAGGTGGCATTGCAAAAACACATGGAATCAACCCCGGGTTGAGTCCATCTCATGCTTTTCGAGGATTTTCACACGGAAACTTCAACGGACTCCCGGGCACCATTCAGCATTTCTACCCCTTACCACAC ACTCTATTTGACAATGAACTCCGAAGTATCCTTCAAACCGGATCCAGTTCCAATCCACCAGGGCAAAAAG AGGATCTGTAG
- the LOC140982256 gene encoding transcription factor bHLH74 isoform X1: protein MSSEENMDRGMLMASSEVDPFYGSHWDSIISLNQGGNLGNSSYFAQNEFNDPHYSAVLENQIMARASHLVHFPSDSNLVDLVPKAPSFRSECFSEMDNSFGNIRSSFAQNNGIITQRASRNGAISLDHCQDSEHRVLRDSFDGKKKRKVSFGASFKKAEEQYCKDPSEDNESPEEHDEMNQKVDQNCSTNLRGKQGVDQAKNNAVGAEPSKENYLHMRAKRGQATSSHSLAERVRRERISERMKLLQELVPGCNKITGKAVMLDEIINYVQSLQHQVEFLSMKLATVNPELNLDVDQILSKNMLNSQGGIAKTHGINPGLSPSHAFRGFSHGNFNGLPGTIQHFYPLPHTLFDNELRSILQTGSSSNPPGQKEDL, encoded by the exons ATGAGTTCTGAGGAAAATATGGATAGGGGTATGTTAATGGCTTCAAGTGAAGTAGACCCTTTTTATGGATCTCACTGGGATTCAATTATATCATTAAATCAAGGTGGGAATCTTGGAAATTCTTCATATTTTGCTCAAAATGAGTTTAACGATCCACATTACTCAGCTGTGCTAGAAAATCAGATTATGGCAAGAGCATCCCATCTGGTTCATTTCCCATCTGATTCTAATCTGGTTGATTTAGTGCCAAAGGCTCCCAGCTTTCGAAGTGAATGCTTTTCAGAAATGGACAATTCATTTGGCAACATTCGCTCAAGTTTTGCTCAAAACAATGGAATTATCACTCAGAGGGCTTCAAGAAATGGTGCAATTTCTCTGGATCACTGCCAAGATTCGGAACATAGGGTATTAAGAGATTCCTTCGAtgggaagaagaaaagaaaagtatCGTTTGGAGCTTCATTTAAG AAAGCTGAAGAACAATATTGTAAGGATCCCTCTGAGGATAATGAATCACCTGAAGAACATGACGAAATGAATCAAAAAGTCGATCAAAATTGCTCCACAAATTTACGGGGCAAGCAAGGTGTCGATCAAGCAAAGAATAATGCTGTTGGTGCTGAACCTTCTAAAGAAAATTACCTTCATATGAGAGCTAAAAGGGGTCAGGCCACGAGTAGTCACAGTCTTGCAGAAAGG GTTAGAAGGGAGAGGATTAGTGAGAGGATGAAATTGCTGCAAGAACTGGTTCCGGGATGCAACAAG ATTACTGGGAAAGCAGTGATGCTTGATGAGATTATCAACTATGTCCAATCACTCCAGCATCAGGTTGAG TTTTTGTCGATGAAGCTAGCAACTGTAAATCCAGAACTGAATCTGGATGTAGACCAGATCTTATCAAAAAAT ATGCTTAACTCGCAAGGTGGCATTGCAAAAACACATGGAATCAACCCCGGGTTGAGTCCATCTCATGCTTTTCGAGGATTTTCACACGGAAACTTCAACGGACTCCCGGGCACCATTCAGCATTTCTACCCCTTACCACAC ACTCTATTTGACAATGAACTCCGAAGTATCCTTCAAACCGGATCCAGTTCCAATCCACCAGGGCAAAAAG AGGATCTGTAG
- the LOC140982256 gene encoding transcription factor bHLH74 isoform X3 — protein MSSEENMDREMDNSFGNIRSSFAQNNGIITQRASRNGAISLDHCQDSEHRVLRDSFDGKKKRKVSFGASFKKAEEQYCKDPSEDNESPEEHDEMNQKVDQNCSTNLRGKQGVDQAKNNAVGAEPSKENYLHMRAKRGQATSSHSLAERVRRERISERMKLLQELVPGCNKITGKAVMLDEIINYVQSLQHQVEFLSMKLATVNPELNLDVDQILSKNMLNSQGGIAKTHGINPGLSPSHAFRGFSHGNFNGLPGTIQHFYPLPHTLFDNELRSILQTGSSSNPPGQKEDL, from the exons ATGAGTTCTGAGGAAAATATGGATAGGG AAATGGACAATTCATTTGGCAACATTCGCTCAAGTTTTGCTCAAAACAATGGAATTATCACTCAGAGGGCTTCAAGAAATGGTGCAATTTCTCTGGATCACTGCCAAGATTCGGAACATAGGGTATTAAGAGATTCCTTCGAtgggaagaagaaaagaaaagtatCGTTTGGAGCTTCATTTAAG AAAGCTGAAGAACAATATTGTAAGGATCCCTCTGAGGATAATGAATCACCTGAAGAACATGACGAAATGAATCAAAAAGTCGATCAAAATTGCTCCACAAATTTACGGGGCAAGCAAGGTGTCGATCAAGCAAAGAATAATGCTGTTGGTGCTGAACCTTCTAAAGAAAATTACCTTCATATGAGAGCTAAAAGGGGTCAGGCCACGAGTAGTCACAGTCTTGCAGAAAGG GTTAGAAGGGAGAGGATTAGTGAGAGGATGAAATTGCTGCAAGAACTGGTTCCGGGATGCAACAAG ATTACTGGGAAAGCAGTGATGCTTGATGAGATTATCAACTATGTCCAATCACTCCAGCATCAGGTTGAG TTTTTGTCGATGAAGCTAGCAACTGTAAATCCAGAACTGAATCTGGATGTAGACCAGATCTTATCAAAAAAT ATGCTTAACTCGCAAGGTGGCATTGCAAAAACACATGGAATCAACCCCGGGTTGAGTCCATCTCATGCTTTTCGAGGATTTTCACACGGAAACTTCAACGGACTCCCGGGCACCATTCAGCATTTCTACCCCTTACCACAC ACTCTATTTGACAATGAACTCCGAAGTATCCTTCAAACCGGATCCAGTTCCAATCCACCAGGGCAAAAAG AGGATCTGTAG
- the LOC140982825 gene encoding probable xyloglucan glycosyltransferase 12 has product MTPSLYWWAKETHRGTPVVVKMENPNNWSMVELESPSEEDFMYPTGAVPKGGRNRNAKQLTWVLLLKAHKAAGCLTSIAAAFFSLASIVRRRLADGRTDSTDTSVAENPAVKSRFFTCIKVFLCFSLILLGFEISAYFKGWHFGAPDLQLQYLYTLANPSTVKGVFDSLYSTWLLIRVEYLAPPLQLLINICVILFLIQSVDRLILCLGCFWIKFKNLKPVAKKELVDLESGGGGGYFPMILVQIPMCNEKEVYQQSIAAVCNLDWPKWRMLIQILDDSDDPTTQSLIKEEVHKWQQNGANIIYRHRVIRDGYKAGNLKSAMGCSYVKDYEFVAIFDADFQPYPDFLKRTIPHFKDNEELGLVQARWSFVNKDENLLTRLQLINLAFHFEVEQQVNGVFLNFFGFNGTAGVWRIKALEESGGWLERTTVEDMDIAVRAHLHGWKFIFLNDVECQCELPESYEAYRKQQHRWHSGPMQLFRLCFPTIIRSKISIWKKANIIFLFFLLRKLVLPFYSFTLFCIILPMTMFIPEATLPSWVVCYIPAAMSFLNILPAPKSFPFIVPYLLFENTMSVTKFNAMISGLFQLGSAYEWVVTKKSGRSSEGDLVSLVDRQPTPQRGNSEASLDEMRVEMKQQEERDIRKKKHNRIYTKELALAFLLLTASVRSLMSAQGIHFYFLLFQGVSFLLVGLDLVGEQV; this is encoded by the exons ATGACCCCATCCTTGTATTGGTGGGCAAAGGAAACTCACAGGGGGACCCCTGTAGTTGTGAAGATGGAGAACCCAAATAATTGGTCAATGGTGGAGCTAGAATCCCCCTCGGAAGAAGACTTCATGTACCCGACCGGCGCCGTTCCAAAGGGCGGCCGTAACAGGAACGCCAAGCAGCTCACTTGGGTTCTTCTCCTCAAAGCCCACAAAGCCGCCGGCTGTCTCACTTCCATCGCCGCTGCATTTTTCTCCCTCGCCTCCATCGTCCGCCGCCGCCTCGCCGATGGAAGGACCGACTCCACCGACACGTCGGTGGCAGAAAACCCTGCCGTCAAGTCAAGATTTTTTACCTGCATTAAAGTCTTCCTTTGTTTTTCTTTAATCCTGCTCGGGTTTGAAATATCTGCTTATTTCAAAGGGTGGCATTTTGGAGCTCCAGATCTCCAATTGCAGTATCTTTACACGCTAGCAAATCCTTCAACCGTAAAGGGTGTGTTTGATTCGCTTTATTCGACGTGGCTTCTGATCAGAGTCGAGTATCTTGCTCCACCGCTTCAGCTCTTGATCAATATATGTGTAATTCTCTTCCTTATCCAAAGCGTGGATAGGCTAATTCTGTGTTTGGGTTGCTTCtggatcaaattcaagaatctcaaaccaGTCGCCAAAAAAGAACTTGTTGATCTAGAGTCTGGTGGTGGGGGTGGCTATTTCCCCATGATCTTGGTTCAGATACCAATGTGCAATGAAAAAGAG GTTTATCAGCAATCTATTGCTGCCGTGTGTAATTTGGACTGGCCAAAATGGAGAATGCTTATTCAAATCTTGGACGATTCGGATGATCCGACGACCCAGTCGTTGATCAAAGAAGAAGTACATAAATGGCAGCAGAACGGTGCCAACATCATATACAGGCATAGAGTCATTAGGGATGGATATAAGGCTGGCAATCTTAAATCTGCCATGGGTTGTAGCTATGTTAAAGATTACGAATTCGTCGCCATATTTGATGCTGATTTTCAGCCTTACCCGGATTTTCTGAAAAGAACAATACCTCATTTTAAG GATAATGAAGAACTAGGATTGGTACAGGCCAGGTGGTCCTTTGTGAACAAGGATGAGAATCTATTAACAAGGTTGCAGCTCATTAATTTAGCATTTCATTTCGAAGTGGAGCAGCAGGTTAATGGAGTTTTTCTCAACTTTTTCGGGTTTAATGGTACTGCTGGGGTGTGGAGGATAAAGGCGTTGGAAGAATCGGGCGGTTGGTTGGAGAGAACCACTGTTGAAGATATGGACATTGCAGTACGAGCCCACCTTCATGGTTGGAAATTCATTTTCCTCAATGATGTTGAG TGCCAGTGTGAGTTGCCCGAATCTTATGAAGCATATCGGAAGCAGCAGCACAGATGGCATTCAGGGCCGATGCAATTGTTCCGTCTCTGTTTTCCGACCATAATCCGTTCAAAG ATTAGCATTTGGAAGAAGGCCAACATTATCTTTCTCTTCTTCTTGCTAAGAAAACTCGTACTCCCATTTTACTCGTTCACCCTATTCTGCATCATTCTTCCAATGACCATGTTCATCCCCGAGGCGACCCTTCCATCATGGGTCGTTTGTTACATTCCCGCAGCAATGTCATTTCTTAATATACTTCCGGCACCCAAATCTTTCCCCTTCATCGTCCCCTACTTGTTATTCGAGAACACGATGTCCGTAACCAAGTTCAATGCCATGATCTCCGGCCTCTTCCAACTTGGATCCGCATACGAATGGGTCGTCACTAAAAAATCAGGCCGTTCATCCGAGGGGGATCTGGTATCATTGGTCGACAGACAGCCGACCCCTCAAAGGGGTAACTCAGAGGCGAGTCTAGATGAAATGAGGGTGGAAATGAAGCAGCAAGAAGAGAGGGATATTAGGAAAAAGAAGCACAACAGGATATATACCAAGGAGTTGGCCttggcttttcttttgttgaCAGCTTCAGTAAGAAGCTTAATGTCTGCTCAAGGGATCCATTTTTACTTCTTGCTATTCCAAGGCGTGTCGTTCTTGCTTGTCGGGCTAGACTTGGTAGGCGAGCAGGTGTAA
- the LOC140983077 gene encoding uncharacterized protein, translated as MKKKLNKQTILVRTYFAAMELFKSSNAGRWSEVLSSYETLIKSHPKPNLISLDHFYRNDLPNLLHHRNPNPYITADELSKLMQWKLARGKWRPRLLAFVSSLSDDVVRAASGKAFDSLPDVAKAVSELTVLKGVGPATASAVLAAYSPDVAPFMSDEAMEAAVGDAKDYSLKRYLQFVEKIQAKAEELSTLKEPFTPSDVERALWAAAMGSKSTTSSSKTDEVKLDKKSKRKRK; from the exons atgaaaaaaaaattgaataaacaGACAATTCTGGTAAGAACATACTTTGCAGCAATGGAGTTGTTCAAATCGTCGAACGCTGGCCGATGGAGTGAAGTCCTCTCTTCATACGAAACCCTGATCAAATCTCACCCAAAGCCCAATCTCATTTCCCTCGATCATTTCTACCGCAATGACCTCCCAAATCTTCTCCACCACAGGAACCCTAATCCCTATATCACTGCCGACGAGCTCTCCAAGCTCATGCAATGGAAACTCGCCCGTGGAAAGTGGAGGCCACGCTTGTTAGCCTTTGTCTCCTCTCTAAGCGACGACGTCGTTCGAGCCGCGTCCGGGAAGGCGTTCGATTCATTGCCTGACGTTGCCAAGGCTGTCTCTGAGTTAACTGTGTTGAAGGGAGTCGGTCCCGCCACTGCCTCCGCTGTTCTCGCTGCCTACTCGCCGGATGTTGCGCCTTTCATGTCCGATGAG GCAATGGAGGCAGCTGTCGGAGATGCAAAGGATTATTCGTTGAAGCGGTATTTGCAGTTCGTCGAGAAGATTCAAGCCAAAGCGGAG GAATTGTCGACACTAAAGGAACCATTCACTCCATCAGATGTTGAAAGGGCTTTATGGGCTGCTGCTATGGGTTCCAAATCAACTACCTCGTCATCAAAAACAGATGAGGTTAAGCTGGACAAGAAAtccaaaagaaagagaaaatag